The Oncorhynchus masou masou isolate Uvic2021 chromosome 4, UVic_Omas_1.1, whole genome shotgun sequence DNA segment aggagctggagcagtttttccttgaagaatgggcaaaaatcccagcggctagatgtgccaagctaatagagacataccccaagagacgtgcagctgtaattgctgcacaATGTGGCTTTAAAATGAATTGACtgagggggggggtgaatagttatgcacgctcaagttttctgtttttttgttgtcttatttcttgtttgtttcacaagagaAAATATtctgcatcttcaaagtggtaggcatgttgtgtaactcaaatgatacaaaccccccaaaaatctgttTTAATTCcatgttgtaaggcaacaaaataggacaaaTGCCAAGCGGGGTGAATACTTTGGCAAGCCACTGTATGTATGTGCAAGCCAAATTCCCCCTTTTTTTCTGTTCTTGTTTTGGAGTGTTGTTTCGGTCCTGGGAACACATACGTTTTTCTTTCTTTTAAAGCTTGAGGTTGCCAGGAAGTACGTGGACCACCACACGCAGGACTTTGGATACGAGAAGCCCAACGTGGACTTTGTTCAGGGCTACATCGAAGCTCTAATGGAGGCTGGACTCCAGGAGAACTCCTTCGATATCATCATGTAAGATGCCAGTGTTGGTTGTTTGTTTACCCTTGAAAGATTACAGTAATATAATAGTGATTAGTGTACGGTGAGGGGTCATTATTTGCCCCCTTTTTGTTGTTCGACAGATCCAACTGTGTGGTGAATTTGTCCCCAGACAAGAGAAAAGTATTGAGTGATGCTTACCGTGTGCTGAAGGTACACTGTGCTATACTGTATCATGTAGAAATCAGCTAATTAACAACTTCTATGAACCCTTTCAAGCTTGTAAGAAAGGTTCATGTCATGTTCCAGTCCTTAGAAGTAAAATGCTGTTACTGTACTTAAACGTTTCAGTGAAAAGTATTTAAGAGAATCCTTGCTTGGTGACATTGACaggcagaagacacatttcagttgactgcatcgttgtacaactgactaggtatcgtTCTTTCACATCTTCTAAGCCTAAAGCTGTTTTTGCTACTTTCTCTGGTTGTCAGGATGGAGGAGAGCTGTACTTCAGTGATGTCTATAGTAGTCGCAAGCTCTCCGATGAGATCAAGAATCACAAagtcctgtggggtgtgtatGTCTACCAACCAGCTTCTGTGTTACATTTCACACTGCTTTAGACTGTTTCTAGCTGCTATTTACATGCGTAGTAGACAACAGTTAATAACCTCGGTGAAACTGTAGATGTTAACGACTGTCGTTAGGGGAGTGTTTAGGCGGAGCGCTTTGGTGGGAGGATCTAGTGCGAATTGCTCAGGAGGTGGGATTCAGCCCCCCGCGATTGGTCACGGCCAATGTCATCACCGTGGACAACATGGAACTGGAGGCCATCCTAGGTGAGACGTGTTTGACTCGTCTTAAACATGAGGCAGTGACACTTTTTTTCCCCATCAGCTCTTTAAACATATAAGTTACCATATAGAGGTTACGTTGTTATAACATACTGGGGTCCTATAGCATTGATACATGGGACCCCACATTTTTAAGATTGACTGTTCAAAACGTCGATATTTCCTCTGGAACTACAGGCGACTACCAGTTTGTCTCTGCCACCTACCGTCTCTTCAAGATCCCCAAAATCTCTAACAAAGGCACTCTGGTCATATACAATGGCAACATCACTGGTTTTGGGGAGAGTCTGGAGTTTGACGCTCAGTACACATTCAAGGTTTGTACAAGATACTGTTTTGTGTATTTTCTGCCAACTGGAGTTTGGCTTTGCTCCTCTCCAATATGAGTATGTTTGTGTTGTATGGGGAAGTTGAAAGCAGAGCAGAAAACACATTTCCGACATAGAAGTTTGGCAAATAAAGTTATATTGGATCAtattgatcctagatctgtgcccgGTGTGTTTTACACATTGAGtaatatttgtgtttgtgtgtgtctacgCCAGGTGGATGAGGtagtggaggtggatggagaggtGGCCAGCATCCTCAGCCACTCCAGGTTTGCTGAGGAGTTCACTTTCCAACCGCCCGGGGTACCTGCTGGATGTGGTGTAAAGAAACCCAAGGTTTGTGCCAATACCAGGACACTTGCACCTAATGTGTCATAATACTCTGAGTTTTAGATGTggttgcagggtgtgtgtataaatgtcatggtgtgtgtgtataaagttCATGACACATCCACTGACACCTTCCCACTGTGAATTCCAAATTGACCCCTAGCCCCTACCCACGCACCAAGGTCAAGCAGATGTGCTGCAGTCACAACTAGGCTGTGTTAAAGTCCTGCTGGGAACCTTTAACCAGGAAGGAATGCATGTCCTCCCGTCAGCCAATGGAATGTCTCAATGTCTTATCATGGTCCCTCATGGTCactgaaaccacacacacattagcgcaagcacaaaacacacacacacacacacacactgaggactatATTTGGTTTGATTATGTTTCCTACAGTTTGAGTCTTTTCATACTCCCTACACATTCTTCAGGCTGTGGGTGTTCAGTTTAGCCGTGATCCTAAGGAGGCTGAGGCTGGTTGAGGTCTCATCCAGGTTGTATTCTCGTGACAAGCTTTACAATGCTTCATACACAGTATTACAACCGCATCATAATGCATTACACCTGTT contains these protein-coding regions:
- the as3mt gene encoding arsenite methyltransferase, with the protein product MAECKKEHGECGNGGFVDSVIHVDVKDYYGKTLKTTSDLKSNACLAPSQPIPAFVLKALKKIHPEVTSKYYGCGLVVPECLEGCKLLDLGSGSGRDCYMLSQLVGEKGHVTGIDMTEDQLEVARKYVDHHTQDFGYEKPNVDFVQGYIEALMEAGLQENSFDIIISNCVVNLSPDKRKVLSDAYRVLKDGGELYFSDVYSSRKLSDEIKNHKVLWGECLGGALWWEDLVRIAQEVGFSPPRLVTANVITVDNMELEAILGDYQFVSATYRLFKIPKISNKGTLVIYNGNITGFGESLEFDAQYTFKVDEVVEVDGEVASILSHSRFAEEFTFQPPGVPAGCGVKKPKVGTVNPFELVLQLGSATVSSATGGCCGAESSCCK